In Gammaproteobacteria bacterium, the DNA window CTTAGAGTATACCGCATTCACTTGATCACTCACCCGCTGGGTTTCCTTAGCATGAATCTGTATATCTGACCCTTGCCCTTGATAACCGCCTAATACTTGATGAATCATTATGGTAGAATTGGGCAAACAGAAACGTTTACCTTTTGCCCCTGCGCATAATAACAATGAGGCAATGCTGGCGCCTAAACCGAAGCACAAAGTACTCACATCTGGCTTAATAAATTGCATCGTATCGTAAATCGCCATTCCAGCAGTCACATGACCGCCAGGAGAGTTAATATAAAGACTAATATCCTTATCTGGATTTTCGGATTCCAAAAATAATAATTGCGCAATCACTAAATTAGCCATATGAGGCTCAACTTCACCCACTAAAAAAATAACTCGTTCTTTGAGTAATCGTGAATAGATATCATACGCACGCTCTCCACGAGCTGATTGTTCAACCACCATAGGCACTAGCTGATTCGTAAACATGGTACTACACTTCCTCGTGTTTAGGGTTCATAAACTCGTCATAAGAGAGTTGCTTCTCAGTCACCTCAACTTCTTCCAAGAATTTTTCAACCACTTGCTCTTCAAGCACGTTAGATCGAAAATAATCCATACTGCGTGGATTCTTTTTATAAAGCTCTACAAATTCCGCAGGATGCTCGTAAGAAGCAGCAAACTCTTGTAATTTTGTCATCACTCGATTTTCATCGACTTTCAAATCAAAATGTTCGATGGCTTCTGAGAATAACAGTCCTAATTTTACGTTTTGAATTGCCTTTTCTTCAAAATGCTCTCGTGGTAAAGCATCGATTAAATTTTTATTTTTACCGCCCATTCGCTCTAAAAATTCTTCTTGCGATCGTTTAATTTCTCGATCAATAAGTGACGTAGGAATTTCAAAAACATTTTTCTCAATCAAAATCTTCATCAGATCTTGTTTAACTCGATCTTTACTGCGTTGCTCAATATCCTTACGCATATTATCTTCGATATCTTTTCGTAACGCAGGGACTCCACCTTCTTTAACGCCGAATTTCGTAGCGAATTCTTCGTTCATCTCAGGTAATTCAGGCGTAGAAATTTTATTCACTGTCACATCAAATTCCGCTGCTTTTCCAGCAAAATCTTTCGCATGATAATCTTTTGGAAATTTCAAAGATAATGAACGTTGTTGATTTTTTTCGACCCCGATTAACCCATCTTCAAATCCAGGGATCATCATTTTGCTACCTAATTCTAACTCAACATCTTTTGCACTTCCGCCATCAAATTCTTTTCCGTCAATTTTACCCACAAAATTAATGACGAGTTTATCACCCAATTTTGCAGGCCCATTCACTTCAGTCCATTTAGCATGCTGTCGTTGCATTTTATCAAGCATTTTATCAACATCTGCTGATGACACACTTGATTTAACTTGCTGAATTTTGATTCCTTTGAGTGAAGCTAGCTTAAATTCAGGGTACACTTCAAAAATCGCTTCGCATTGCACTTGTTGATTTGAATCTGCAGGTAACAGCTCGATATGGGGTGAGCTAGCAATTTTTAATTCTTGTTCTTTTACGATGCTTTCTAATTTGGTGCCTACTAATTTTTGAACAACATCATCACGTACTGATTTACCATATCGACGTTTAACTTCAATTAAAGGTACTTTTCCAGGTCGAAATCCTTTCAATTTTACTTTGCCCGTTAATTCTTCGAGTTGCTTCAGCACTTCTTGCTCTATATCGTGATCAAGAATTGTAACCGTGATCTTTCTCTTTAATTCACTCAATCGCTCTACCACTTCTGACATGATCATAGACCTCTAAAAAATTAATACCTAAAATTGGTGCGAGAGGAGAGACTCGAACTCTCACAGGTTACCCCACTGGAACCTAAATCCAGCGCGTCTACCAATTTCGCCACTCTCGCGGACCTTCCACCGATTGGTGGGTCGTGTAGGTTTCGAACCTACGACCCGCTGATTAAGAGTCAGCTGCTCTACCAACTGAGCTAACGACCCAACGTTTAGCATTTTGGGGTGAGTGATGGGACTTGAACCCACGACCACCGGAATCACAATCCGGCGCTCTACCAACTGAGCTACACCCACCAAGACACATCGCCTAACTGGCGCGCCAGGCAGGACTCGAACCTGCAACCCCCGGCTTAGAAGGCCGGTGCTCTATCCGGTTGAGCTACAGGCGCACAAACCTTGCGCAATAGTACCGAGGCCCAACTTAACGATTTGAGTCTTGACACCATTACTCTTTAACATGGTCGGGGTAGAGGGATTTGAACCCCCGACATCCTGCTCCCAAAGCAGGCGCGCTACCAGACTGCGCTATACCCCGAAAGAATCCGGTATCATACTTAGCAAATGGTGATGGTGTCAAATCTCAATTTAACGATTTGAATCTTGAGATTTGACACCATCACCATATAGGGTATCATCGTGATGATCATCTTCAGTAATATATCCTGGATTTAGAGACCAATATGCAAGACCTCGCTGAAATCATCGACAATGCTTACGAACACCGACAATCGATTACACCTAAAAATGTCGATAGCACAATTCTCGATGCTATTATCACATCGATTGATTTATTGAATCGTGGTTTAACTCGCGTCGCTGAAAAAACGCCTGATGGATGGAAAGTAAATCAGTGGCTAAAAAAAGCCGTATTACTGTATTTTCGCGTCAATTCTAATTCTTCAATGCAAGGCGGCTTCACTCAATTCTACGATAAAGTCCCGATGAAATTTACCGACTACTCTCCCGAACAATTGGAAAAACAAGGTGTTCGTATTGTACCACCGGCGTGCGTAAGACATGGGGCCTTTATTGCTGCAGGAACTGTGTTAATGCCTTCGTACATCAATATTGGTGCTTTTATCGATACCGGCACGATGGTTGATACCTGGGCCACAGTGGGTTCATGCGCACAAATCGGCAAAAATGTTCATTTATCTGGCGGTGTAGGCATTGGCGGAGTGCTAGAACCATTGCAATCTAATCCAACCATTATTGAAGACAATTGTTTTATTGGTGCACGATCAGAAATTGTTGAAGGTGTGATTGTAGAAACTGGCGCTGTAATTTCCATGGGTGTTTATATTGGTCAAAGCACAAAAATTTATGATCGAGAAACCGGCGAAATTAGTTACGGGCGAGTTCCTGCAGGAGCAGTCGTTGTTCCCGGAAATTTACCCTCTAAAGATGGAAAATATAGCTTATATTGCGCAGTGATCGTTAAACGCGTGGATGAGAAAACACGTGCGAAAGTTGATATTAACACTCTTCTAAGAGACTAAACTTCAATAATATTATGCCGATCTAAATAAATTTTCTTGATCATCACACGATTTATTTTCTTCTCCTTCCGCATCAGAAATTGAATTATAAACCGAGCCGCCTAACGAATCACTACTATTACTGATATTTAAGAGCTCTCTTTTTACTCTAGACTTCATCACGAACATTCCATCCAAAGACTTAGCCAAACATCTTTGTTCTTTTTTTTGAGCAGCTTTCTTTTCTTTTAAACATTGAGATAACGTGCCAACTAAAGATCTAAATTTTTTTTCATGATCAATTTTTTCTTCAAGTAAATTAAGCACATCCACAAATCTACGTTCACTAAAGGGTAATTCGACACAAACATTCGCTTGCAGTATTTCATCTCTGCGCATTTTAATCACAGCACGAGGAAATTTACCTTCCACCTCAATCATTTCATATTCCAATTCTGGTCTAGGAACCAGAATTCCTTCAATAGAAATATTAAACCGAGGATCATCTTTCCAAGCAGATTGCTTAATAAGCTCAGCAAATTTTTCTAAAGCATTGATGACAGCAAGAGAATCGTCAACAACATAGACATGCTCAATTTTTACATTAGGATGTTTTGAATAAAGTTGCGAAAGTATATTCACAATATGCAAATACTTACCCATCTCAGCAAGCGTTTCCTCATCAAGGAATTTCGCACAGACTAATAAATCTTCTTTTTCGACACCTAGCACTTTCCAAGATTCAAAAATTCGCTCTTCAAATTCTCCCAAAGTCGCAACACCAAAAAGAACTTTTTTATTTTTGCATACGCTTAATGCTTGGATATGAGTTCGCAATGAGGGTAATACTCGAAGATTCATTTCATACGGTTTCTCAAAGGAGCGTCGGCATCTGGCTCCTTCACTATGGCGTTTGGTCACAGTGAGATCATGATCGTATATCACTAATACTGCAATAAACTCTTCCTGAATTTCCATACTTACCTCCGTACTTAACTTGGATATTGCATAATAATTCTCGTAGTATTATTCATGTAGTATCCAGGCTAGACACAAAATCGCATTATATTCTCATTCTTAGAATTTTTATAGAGGTACAATATACCTATCAATCAGGTATAAATTCTTACAAATATAGGGGACCACGCGCAAAAACCAAATACCTGCACTTAAAAGTGGACCAACCCGGAAGAGTTTGCTAGATTAAAACATATCAACTAACAGCGTGGACAACGGCTTTATGGACACTCTCGAGCTTGCTCAACAACTGATACGTGAGCCCTCAATTACTCCCGAAGATGGCGCTTGCCAATCAATTCTCGCGGCACGTTTAGAAAAAATGGGTTTTTCTATCACGCATTATCCTTTTAGCAACGTAAAAAATCTTTGGGCTCGACGAGGAAAGTCTGCTCCACTATTAGTGTTTTGTGGTCACACCGACGTTGTTCCGCCAGGACCTCTCGATGCGTGGCAATACCCGCCATTCGAACCTACCATTGTTGATGGTAAACTTTTTGGTCGCGGTGCAGCTGATATGAAAAGTGGCGTTGCTGCGATGGTTTGCGCTGCAGAAAAATTTGTTTCAAAATATCCTAATCATTCAGGATCCATCGCCTTTTTGATCACAAGTGATGAAGAAGGTGACGCAATAGATGGAACACAAAAAGTACTCGCTAACCTCCCACCCTCCGATCGAGCTATCGATTATTGCATTGTGGGCGAAGCAACAAGTGATCAGCAATTTGGCGATACCATAAAAAATGGGCGACGTGGATCACTATCAGCGAAATTAACGATTCATGGAAAACAAGGTCATATCGCCTATCCGCAACTAGCTGAAAATCCTATTCATCGATCCTTTATGGCTCTTCATACAATGAGTCAGATCAGTTGGGATAATGGCGACGAACATTTTCAACCCACATCTTTACAATTTTCCAACATCCACAGCGGCACAGGTGCTGGAAATGTTATTCCGGGTAAATTAGAAGCCCACTTTAATTTACGCTACTCTCCAAAGCAGACTGCTGAAAAAATTAAAGAACGCATTGAGACAATACTCAAAGATCAACAATTAAAATATGATATTCTCTGGACACATGGTGCAGAACCTTTTATCACACATCCTGGAGAATTAACTCAAGCATTGAGTAATGCCATCAAAAACACAACTGGAATTTCACCACAATTGAGTACCACAGGGGGAACTTCGGACGGAAGATTTATCTCAAAAACAGGGGCTCAAGTCATAGAATTTGGAGTGATTAATCAAAGTATTCATCAAGTTAACGAAAACACAATCGTCAATGATTTAACGCAATTAACAGAAATATTTATTAAAACGTTAGAGTCACTTCTTCTTTCCTAATCTACACTATTATCTTGATAATCATGGCGAAACCCCAGATCTATCGTGAGGACTTTCATGATCTGGATTCCATTCATCAACATCACCATTACGGGGTGAGATATCACGCGCGCTTGGAGACTGCGTTAAACTTCTTAAATCAAGAGTAAATGAAGTTCTTGGTAGCGGACTCTTTAGACTCGCTCGACTATGACTTGCAGCGTTTGATGTTTGCTCTGCCGGATTAATTATTTCTACTACTGGTATATCCTCAGCTTGAAATTGTGGGCTGGCTGAGTTACTTCTCCTCTTAGAAAAAGTTGGCGTTAATGGAGTACCTGAAGAAGATTTTGAAGTCAATCGAGCGCGTGGCGATGTTTTTTGGCGAGAGTTCGCTCCTAATTTTGAGCTACCACCTTCATCCGATTTTCCATCAACAAAATTAGATGAGCTTACACCGCTTTTACGTTGTGTTGAGTTGCTACCAGGCAACATCACAACATCTTGTCCAAGATCTGCCGATTTAGCACGATTTCGCGTTAGCGCAATAAAATTACGTGTTCTTGTTTTATTTAGGCCACGTGCAGCATTACGAACCATAACATTGTCGCAGATATAGTTTAATCCTGTTTTCGCAACAGGTGTTTTCCTGCTATCCAAACCAATGATCAGAGCATTTAGCTCATCCACAACTGATTTTAGTGTGGTATAGATACTACGAGTATTATGGTTAATCCTGTGAATTTCTAAACAGGAATTTGCAGGATGCAACTGAATAATTGGTGCTAATCTGTGAATTGATTGCTCAAGCAATGTCATTAATTTCGCAGGCAACTTAGTTAAGAGACCATTCGCGATGACATCACGAATAAAGTCTATATCTTGAGCTATTTTACGTTCATATAAATGCTCTTTTCGAATATTTAATCTCGAATTTTTCCACCAAAGATCAAGGCTATAGAGAGAAGTTGCTATGCCTTCTTTAATTTTTCTATATTCATCTGTGTCCAAAACCAAGGGCAAAATACGATGTACAAGAGTATCAATAACATCCTGCAAAAAAAGTACCAAATGTAAGTTTTCCTTGATGATAGCATCAAGATCAGCTTTGAATTCTTTGATTGCAATGATAGTAAAAGCATTCATATCAGTAAATTGTCGTCGATACTGAAATGTTTGCATCCCATTTTCAAAAGCTATTATTTCGGGGTGAAAAGAGTAACAAGCAACATTGCTAACCTCATCTATTTTTTTCCACTCACTATTTGATGAGTCCGAGTTATCTTCTAACCATGAATCTGAAAAAACAGATTCCCACTGCCCGAGGCTTATATTTTTTGGCCGAACGTTTAATAGTGATTGGCGGAGACCACCAAGATCCATATTAACTGAATTCGGTGAATCAACGAGTTCATTCATGTCGGTGATTTGCAACAACGATTCTAGCAATAGCAAAATGCCCGATGTTCCCCTGAGTATTTCATCAGAAAATTGACGCTCCACTCCTGAATCTCGAGATAAATCAGGATTTCTCTGACTCTCTTCACTAGCGGGTAAAGCTGCGCTGTTCGTTCGAAATAACTTCATTTTGCCTCCTGCATTATATTCGATAAATCACATGATTTACTTGGTTCACACTATTTCACTTAAGGGAAGGTGTACTCTATCTCGAGACTAGACTAACAAAAATCATTAATCGATTCTAGCTTAGCTTGACCACAGTGACCTCGCAAGGTAAGCTCAATGAATATATGTTTTTCCGTGTAATGGTGACCTTGCTGGTCCCCTCGCGACGATGAGCTGTGAACCCCGCCAGGCCCGGAAGGGAGCAACGGTAATAGTCACATTGGGCGCCGGGGTGTGGCTAGTGAGGTTGCCTCCATTTTGAGGAGAAGGGGTTCGGCTTAGGGTGAACGGGTCAAGTCTTGAATCATGAATTGCCCACTTCCTGGCCCCTCCTACTTTTCTAGAGACTAAGGAACCTCCATGGAATACCAAGTACTCGCAAGAAAATGGCGACCAAAAAGCTTTGCTGATATGGTAGGTCAACAACATGTGGTGCAAGCACTTAGCAATGCACTCAAACAAAATAGACTGCACCATGCCTATCTATTCACTGGTACACGCGGTGTAGGCAAAACCACTGTCGCAAGAATAATTGCAAAATGTTTAAATTGTGAAACTGCCTTAACAGATCAGCCTTGTGAAAAATGTAGTGCTTGCACAGAAATTAACGCAGGACGATTCATCGACCTTATTGAAGTAGATGCTGCATCACGCACTAAAGTCGAAGATACTCGAGAATTATTGGATAATGTGCAATACGCTCCGACCAAAGGTCGATTCAAAGTTTATATTATCGACGAAGTTCATATGTTGTCTGGGCACAGTTTTAACGCGGTATTAAAAACATTAGAAGAACCCCCACCACGTGTAAAATTTTTGTTGGCAACCACAGATCCACAAAAAATTCCGATGACAGTACTTTCTCGTTGTCTGCAATTTCATTTAAAAAATCTCACCATCGAACAAATTGCAACTCAACTGAACTACGTCCTTGAGCAAGAAAAAATTCCTTTTGAGTTACCCGCATTACAACAACTGGCCCGCGCAGCTGACGGTAGTATGCGTGATGCGTTGAGTTTACTCGACCAAGCGATTGCACATGGTGATAATCGAGTGAGTCTCGACACGGTTCGTGCAATGCTCGGAACACTCGCACCTACACATTTATACGGCATTATCGAAGCACTCATCAACAACGATGCTCAAGCAGTTTACGATCAAACACAAGCCTTGTCTGAATTCGGCGTTGATTTTTCTCACATCATGGAAGAATTGCTGGCACTTTTACATCAAATGGCATTACTCCATGCACTACCTAACTTGACGTCTAATTTATTTGCAGACAACGAAATACCTCGTGAATTAGCTAAAAAACTCTCTGCAGAACAATTGCAGCTTTATTACCAAATTGCGATTCTTGGTCGACGAGATTTATCGTTAGCCTCCACACCGCGCAGCGGATTTGAAATGACATTATTACGAATGTTAGCCTTTTATCCTGAAAATAGTGCTCCAACGATTAATACAATCAAAAAAGACAACAACACACCGATCGAAAAACAAGCATCAAAATCGAATCCAGTTAATTCGCGCACTCAACAAGGAAATTCACCACAAAACGAAACTACAAACACTGTCCGTCAAGCAACATCGGACACTCATCGCCCACAAAGCACACACACCAATATTCCTGCAATCAATACCGATAGCTGGGAAACAATTCTGCCACATTTAAAACTAACAGGCGCAGCTCTTGCCGTCGCACAACACTGCACGTTACTCTCAATCACTGATCACTGTGTGACACTTCAAGTGAGCTCCGGACAGTCGCCAATGATCAATGAAAGATTAATCGATCGTTTTCAGGAAGCTCTGTCTCATGCATTGAACATGAAACTTCGCGTTGAAATTAAGATAGGCTCATCAGAACAGCCTACACCTGCCCAAAAACAAGCCGCAATACAAGAAACTCGACAACAACATGCAGAATCCGCTATTCATCAAGACAAAAACGTACAGGCTATTTTAAGCACCTTTGGAGCTACAATTTTGCCAGACTCTGTTGAGCCTGCTTAGACAACTCCATACCCTGTATTGAACTTGACCAAACCTCCTACAACGATACATAATGACCCTAGCGTCGTACGGATGCAAAATTGTTTAACCGATGTTCAGATTAGTAATACGAGGAGATCAAAATGGTAAATCCTAGCGATATGAGTGACTTGGTCAAAGTCGCGCAAAAAATGCAAGACAGTTTTAAACGCGTGCAAGAAGAACTAGAAACTGCTCATTACGAAGGCGTATCTGGTGCTGGCATGGTCAGAATTTCTCAAAATGGTAGACACTACGTTCCCGAAATGGACGGGGTAATGATTACTCAAGAAGCCTACAACTTAGGCCCAACAAAATTGGGTGATTTGATTGCCGCTGCATTTAATGCAGGAACCAAACTTGTTGAATCATCCTCACAGCAAAAGATGATGGGTCTTTCTAAAGAGCTTGGTTTGCCTGAAAAAGACAAAGAATAACACGTAGGATTATTTTTCATGTTCAGCCCGCTGATCAATGAATTAATACAAGCCTTTCGATGTTTACCAGGAATCGGCTTAAAAACAGCCCAAAGGATGGCGTTTCAAATTTTGGAACGCCAACGTCCTCAAGGATTAGCCCTGGCCAACTCTTTGCAATTAGCAATCGAAAAAGTCGGAAATTGCAAAGCCTGCAGAACGTTTTGCGAAACAGAATTTTGCGGATTGTGCTCAAATCCTGCTCGACACTCTCACCAGTTATGCATCGTTGAATCACCGGCTGATGTCATTGCCATCGAGCAAACAGCAACTTTTCGTGGATACTATTTTGTGCTGATGGGTAGACTCTCACCCATTGATGGAATAGGACCTCAACAAATTGGCATTAATCAACTTATCGAGCGACTCGATAATGCACAATTTACTGAAGTTATTTTAGCGACAAATCCAACTATCGAAGGTGAAGCAACGGCCCATTATCTCGCGAATCTTATTCGAGAAAAATCCATTGCTTGCACACGATTAGCGCATGGAATTCCTATGGGTGGCGAACTAGAGTACCTCGATGGCAGCACTCTTTCTCGAGCTTTCACTGCCAGAACAGCCGTTGCTTAAAGTCTCATTTGATTCTGTGAAATTCACTTCCTTTCGAGTCACTACTAAAGGTCGCTTGCGGACTTGAGAATGAATCGCTGCAACATATTCCCCGATGACACCCAAAAATAATAGCTGCACACCTCCAAAGAAAAATAATGCAACAATTAACGTTGGAATGCCTCGAACAGTCACCGTACCATAATAAATTATATTATAAACCAGAGCAAAAGCTGCAAATAATAAACTCAGGATTGCAATGATGAGCCCACTAAACATACATAATCTCATAGGAAAATTTGTAAAAGAAATTAACCCATTAAGTCCTTGATCAATTAAATGATAAAAACTATTTTTTGAAAAGCCTTTTCGACGAATCTTCCAAACATAATTAACACCTACTGATCGAAATCCACAATTCGCAATCATCCCACGAATGTACGGATAATAATCATCATGCTGTTTTAATGCTTCCACCACTACTTTATCAATTAATTGGAACTCTCCAGCATCGAGAGGAATATTAATATCCGCACACCGCGATAATACTCGATAATAAATTTTTCTAATTAAATGCATTAATTTAGATTCTTGGCGATTCGCTCGCACACCATACACCACTTCATATCCTTGTTCCCACAATTTTACAAATTCGGGAATTAATTCGGGTGGGTCTTGAAGATCTGCAGGTAACATCACAACCACAGCATCACCGCGGGCCTTACAAACACCATTAAAAAGTGAACGGAACGGGCCAAAATTTCGAGAATTCACAGTAATTTTGATTCTTGAATCCTGTTTTGCATTTTGAGTCAAAATATCAACCGTTGAATCAGACGAAGCGTTATCACAAAAAATATGCTCGTAATCGTAGTTAGATAATTTCTCACTAAACAACGCTTTAACAGCATCGATACAATCCTGCACATTTAATTCCTCGTTAAAACAAGGAGTAATCACACTAATTAATTTCTTAGGCATGAGAATAGTTCCTTTTTTGTGAGCGATGCCAATCAAGTGTAGCAGAAATTCCATCAATAAATTGAGTTGCTGGAGCCCAACCTACAACATCTCGTAATCGATCAACATTAGCTTCAAGATCTATAATTCGATTGGATAGAACAGGTAATTCGCCAATTCCTAATGGCAATGTAATATCGATCATATCACGAATAATTTCAATACACTCACGCAGTGGACGTGAATTTCCAGATGCTATATTAAAAACACCTTCTGCTAGATCCGATGTTGCCAATAAACTAATTGCCTCAGCTGCATCTTCAACATACAAATAATCCCATCGTTGATCTCCTGTACCTAATATCGGACACTCACCAGCGAGCAACTGATCAATGAGGTAAGAAATTAAGGTATCAGGATGATCGGAGGGACCATAAACCGAGAACACTCGAGCCCAAACGAATCGAATTCTAGCATCTGCCGCGACACGTTCCGCCATTGTATAAGTTGCTAACTTTGCAGCACCATAAAGCGTACTAGGTTTAGTAGGACTTGCCTCAGAAATAATTTCAGCTGAGGGAGCATATTCTGCTTGGCTTCCTAAGCCAATAAAAGCTTTTACTTCAGATCGAATAGCAGCCAGTAAAAAATTGAGAGAAAGGTTGATATTGTTAATTTGATCATAAGAATCACGAGCTGATTTTGAAACACCATCCCAACCCAAGTGTAAAACAATATCGGGGTTAAATTTGCTCAGAACCAATTCTAAATTAATCTGATCCTCAAATTGTACAGGTAATTGTACAACTCGATCGAGACAATCACTGAGTCTATGCGTATTCGACAGATTTCTTAATAGAATTCCAACCGTATGATTCTTAGATAATAGTCTTGTAACGTGCGAACCAATAAATCCTGTGCTTCCTGAAATTAAAATTCTCATGTACCTTCCATCTCAACCGGTTGAGAAAAGGGTTCCATTTCAGTAATCGGCTTTCCAAAAGCGATTTTTGGATACGCATTAGCTTTAGAGTGGATCATGACTTGCAATAACACGGGTTTGTCGGCATCTGAGAATAAAAACTGCATCCCCTCATCAATCTGATTAGTTTCACTAATAGTTTTACTACAGATTCCATAAGCTTCACCAATTTTTTCAAAATTCGGAGCACTATATCCCCATGCTGTAGACTGATGCCGACTATCAAAATACGAATCTTGAAATTGCCTGATCATACCCAGAGAATTATTATTTAATATGATTAATTTCAGAGGCAATCGATGATGCACTACCGTTTGTAATTCTTGAATATTGAGTTGAAAGCCACCATCGCCTGCAATCACAACTACCGATTTTTTTCCCGCAGCAAAGCATGCACCCATTGCAGCTGGTAGGGCGTATCCCATGGCCCCCATCCCAGCCGAAGTCATAAAGAATTGATTTCGCAATAATCTTAATGATTGGGCAGCCCACAT includes these proteins:
- the dapD gene encoding 2,3,4,5-tetrahydropyridine-2,6-dicarboxylate N-succinyltransferase, with the protein product MQDLAEIIDNAYEHRQSITPKNVDSTILDAIITSIDLLNRGLTRVAEKTPDGWKVNQWLKKAVLLYFRVNSNSSMQGGFTQFYDKVPMKFTDYSPEQLEKQGVRIVPPACVRHGAFIAAGTVLMPSYINIGAFIDTGTMVDTWATVGSCAQIGKNVHLSGGVGIGGVLEPLQSNPTIIEDNCFIGARSEIVEGVIVETGAVISMGVYIGQSTKIYDRETGEISYGRVPAGAVVVPGNLPSKDGKYSLYCAVIVKRVDEKTRAKVDINTLLRD
- the dnaX gene encoding DNA polymerase III subunit gamma/tau, with the translated sequence MEYQVLARKWRPKSFADMVGQQHVVQALSNALKQNRLHHAYLFTGTRGVGKTTVARIIAKCLNCETALTDQPCEKCSACTEINAGRFIDLIEVDAASRTKVEDTRELLDNVQYAPTKGRFKVYIIDEVHMLSGHSFNAVLKTLEEPPPRVKFLLATTDPQKIPMTVLSRCLQFHLKNLTIEQIATQLNYVLEQEKIPFELPALQQLARAADGSMRDALSLLDQAIAHGDNRVSLDTVRAMLGTLAPTHLYGIIEALINNDAQAVYDQTQALSEFGVDFSHIMEELLALLHQMALLHALPNLTSNLFADNEIPRELAKKLSAEQLQLYYQIAILGRRDLSLASTPRSGFEMTLLRMLAFYPENSAPTINTIKKDNNTPIEKQASKSNPVNSRTQQGNSPQNETTNTVRQATSDTHRPQSTHTNIPAINTDSWETILPHLKLTGAALAVAQHCTLLSITDHCVTLQVSSGQSPMINERLIDRFQEALSHALNMKLRVEIKIGSSEQPTPAQKQAAIQETRQQHAESAIHQDKNVQAILSTFGATILPDSVEPA
- the tig gene encoding trigger factor, encoding MSEVVERLSELKRKITVTILDHDIEQEVLKQLEELTGKVKLKGFRPGKVPLIEVKRRYGKSVRDDVVQKLVGTKLESIVKEQELKIASSPHIELLPADSNQQVQCEAIFEVYPEFKLASLKGIKIQQVKSSVSSADVDKMLDKMQRQHAKWTEVNGPAKLGDKLVINFVGKIDGKEFDGGSAKDVELELGSKMMIPGFEDGLIGVEKNQQRSLSLKFPKDYHAKDFAGKAAEFDVTVNKISTPELPEMNEEFATKFGVKEGGVPALRKDIEDNMRKDIEQRSKDRVKQDLMKILIEKNVFEIPTSLIDREIKRSQEEFLERMGGKNKNLIDALPREHFEEKAIQNVKLGLLFSEAIEHFDLKVDENRVMTKLQEFAASYEHPAEFVELYKKNPRSMDYFRSNVLEEQVVEKFLEEVEVTEKQLSYDEFMNPKHEEV
- a CDS encoding YbaB/EbfC family nucleoid-associated protein, whose product is MVNPSDMSDLVKVAQKMQDSFKRVQEELETAHYEGVSGAGMVRISQNGRHYVPEMDGVMITQEAYNLGPTKLGDLIAAAFNAGTKLVESSSQQKMMGLSKELGLPEKDKE
- a CDS encoding glycosyltransferase family 2 protein is translated as MPKKLISVITPCFNEELNVQDCIDAVKALFSEKLSNYDYEHIFCDNASSDSTVDILTQNAKQDSRIKITVNSRNFGPFRSLFNGVCKARGDAVVVMLPADLQDPPELIPEFVKLWEQGYEVVYGVRANRQESKLMHLIRKIYYRVLSRCADINIPLDAGEFQLIDKVVVEALKQHDDYYPYIRGMIANCGFRSVGVNYVWKIRRKGFSKNSFYHLIDQGLNGLISFTNFPMRLCMFSGLIIAILSLLFAAFALVYNIIYYGTVTVRGIPTLIVALFFFGGVQLLFLGVIGEYVAAIHSQVRKRPLVVTRKEVNFTESNETLSNGCSGSESSRKSAAIEVL
- a CDS encoding ATP-dependent Clp protease proteolytic subunit, yielding MFTNQLVPMVVEQSARGERAYDIYSRLLKERVIFLVGEVEPHMANLVIAQLLFLESENPDKDISLYINSPGGHVTAGMAIYDTMQFIKPDVSTLCFGLGASIASLLLCAGAKGKRFCLPNSTIMIHQVLGGYQGQGSDIQIHAKETQRVSDQVNAVYSKHTGKSPDIIEKDLNRDHYMSAEHAVSYGLVDAIIATRADAGIMLPKVEIA
- the recR gene encoding recombination mediator RecR, translated to MFSPLINELIQAFRCLPGIGLKTAQRMAFQILERQRPQGLALANSLQLAIEKVGNCKACRTFCETEFCGLCSNPARHSHQLCIVESPADVIAIEQTATFRGYYFVLMGRLSPIDGIGPQQIGINQLIERLDNAQFTEVILATNPTIEGEATAHYLANLIREKSIACTRLAHGIPMGGELEYLDGSTLSRAFTARTAVA
- the dapE gene encoding succinyl-diaminopimelate desuccinylase — translated: MDTLELAQQLIREPSITPEDGACQSILAARLEKMGFSITHYPFSNVKNLWARRGKSAPLLVFCGHTDVVPPGPLDAWQYPPFEPTIVDGKLFGRGAADMKSGVAAMVCAAEKFVSKYPNHSGSIAFLITSDEEGDAIDGTQKVLANLPPSDRAIDYCIVGEATSDQQFGDTIKNGRRGSLSAKLTIHGKQGHIAYPQLAENPIHRSFMALHTMSQISWDNGDEHFQPTSLQFSNIHSGTGAGNVIPGKLEAHFNLRYSPKQTAEKIKERIETILKDQQLKYDILWTHGAEPFITHPGELTQALSNAIKNTTGISPQLSTTGGTSDGRFISKTGAQVIEFGVINQSIHQVNENTIVNDLTQLTEIFIKTLESLLLS